Proteins encoded in a region of the Panthera uncia isolate 11264 chromosome B2 unlocalized genomic scaffold, Puncia_PCG_1.0 HiC_scaffold_24, whole genome shotgun sequence genome:
- the DEFB113 gene encoding beta-defensin 113 gives MKILCIFLTFVFTVSCGPSGNRKKTKEDVDRKRECYLVRGACKTSCNSWEYIYNYCNTEPCCVVRDYQKPVTKHITTSSYRVNDKSTIPHKIKL, from the exons ATGAAGATACTTTGTATTTTCCTGACCTTTGTCTTCACTGTGTCCTGTGGTCCATCAGGTAAT agaaaaaaaacaaaagaagatgtagacagaaaaagagaatgttaCCTTGTCCGTGGTGCCTGCAAGACTTCATGCAACAGTTGggaatacatatataattactGCAATACTGAGCCCTGCTGTGTTGTACGGGACTACCAAAAGCCAGTCACTAAACACATCACTACTAGTTCATACAGAGTAAATGATAAGTCCACTATACCACACAAAATTAAATTGTAA
- the LOC125938209 gene encoding beta-defensin 110-like, with product MDVPEVTEPMYRFERCKKLKGICKTFCNDHEYDYGYCIKWRNQCCI from the exons ATGGATGTT CCAGAAGTAACTGAGCCAATGTATAGATTTGAAAGATgcaaaaaattgaaaggaatatgtaaaacattttgtAATGATCATGAGTATGATTACGGATACTGCATTAAATGGAGAAATCAGTGCTGCATAtga